A genomic stretch from Doryrhamphus excisus isolate RoL2022-K1 chromosome 23, RoL_Dexc_1.0, whole genome shotgun sequence includes:
- the LOC131110448 gene encoding mitochondrial nicotinamide adenine dinucleotide transporter SLC25A51-like gives MDSPSAQTPPPQASLSKGGHPLLSSGPLSATLGPQGKHYVCGSVAAFTNILVTFPIQKVLFRQQLHGVVAIEAVRQLQRDGLRNLYRGLLPPLLQKSTTVAIMFGLYEDFSRVLLQRADGSGVPELITRSFAAALAGTAEAFLTPFERVQTLLQDHRHHGRFNNTAHTFRTLLTEYGVRECYRGLVPIVLRNGPSNVLFFGLRGPIKDHLPEATSKAGHLVVDFVCGGVLGAALGIMFFPLNVVKSRAQAQVGGAFQPCRQVLLTVWRERGRSVAMLFRGAHLNYHRSLLSWGIINATYELLLKLM, from the coding sequence ATGGACTCCCCGTCAGCCCAGACCCCGCCGCCGCAGGCCTCGTTATCCAAAGGAGGTCACCCGTTGCTTTCCAGCGGGCCCCTGAGCGCCACACTGGGGCCTCAAGGAAAGCACTATGTCTGCGGCTCCGTTGCGGCTTTCACCAACATCCTGGTGACGTTCCCAATCCAGAAGGTTCTCTTCCGTCAGCAGCTGCACGGCGTGGTGGCCATCGAGGCGGTGCGACAGCTCCAGAGGGACGGACTCAGGAATCTATACAGGGGGTTGCTCCCCCCGCTGCTCCAAAAAAGCACCACCGTCGCCATCATGTTTGGTTTGTACGAAGACTTTTCCAGAGTTCTTCTACAGCGCGCAGACGGTAGCGGCGTTCCGGAGCTAATCACGCGAAGCTTCGCCGCCGCGCTGGCGGGAACGGCAGAGGCATTCCTGACCCCCTTCGAGCGTGTGCAGACGCTACTTCAGGACCACCGGCACCACGGACGCTTCAACAACACAGCCCATACTTTCCGGACACTTCTAACGGAATACGGTGTCCGGGAATGCTACCGCGGTCTCGTTCCCATCGTGCTCCGCAACGGCCCCAGCAACGTTCTCTTCTTCGGACTCCGCGGACCCATTAAGGATCATCTCCCGGAAGCGACAAGCAAAGCGGGTCACCTTGTTGTCGATTTTGTCTGCGGCGGCGTGCTAGGGGCGGCGCTGGGAATCATGTTCTTCCCGTTAAACGTGGTGAAGTCGCGGGCTCAGGCTCAAGTGGGCGGCGCCTTCCAGCCGTGCAGGCAGGTGCTGCTCACGGTGTGGCGAGAGCGAGGCCGGAGCGTGGCGATGCTCTTCAGGGGGGCTCACCTCAACTACCATCGCTCGCTACTCTCGTGGGGCATCATCAACGCCACGTACGAGCTGCTGCTGAAGCTCATGTGA